A window of Littorina saxatilis isolate snail1 linkage group LG7, US_GU_Lsax_2.0, whole genome shotgun sequence contains these coding sequences:
- the LOC138971213 gene encoding PHD finger protein 13-like isoform X1, with product MSETTTKRPRSSCDTKDVSFEPEIKLKRTISNMSVQELYMRGTHLLLTAANYKPYLQWRDDFSSIVRSHDAPSSADTASSVTSSASENGNSPHYEGAFDHMSLSQAAAFTPQISTAVSPTHHSVAGSPAHNSGTDSAASSWASSPPHDPDADGFDDNEKYTGGTIFHESFEITCWCLKPHGSRNMIFCNECEKWLHFSCVKIRKDPNPDGDYMCPKCVARKETKRKSVRQRANKKRFDP from the exons ATGTCTG AAACGACAACCAAAAGACCGAGATCTTCTTGCGACACGAAG gATGTGTCCTTTGAACCAGAGATCAAACTCAAGAGAACAATAAGCAATATGTCAGTACAAGAGCTGTACATGCGGGGTACCCACCTGTTGCTGACTGCTGCAAACTACAAACCTTACCTGCAGTGGAGGGATGAT TTCAGTTCCATAGTTCGGTCACATGACGCCCCAAGCTCTGCAGACACAGCATCCAGCGTCACATCTTCAGCCTCGGAGAACGGGAATTCGCCACATTATGAAGGAGCTTTTGACCACATGTCCCTCAGTCAGGCAGCTGCATTCACGCCGCAGATATCCACAGCAGTTTCTCCCACACACCATTCTGTAGCTGGCTCTCCTGCACATAACTCTGGAACTGATTCTGCTGCCAGTTCCTGGGCATCATCTCCCCCTCACGACCCTGACGCAGACGGTTTTGACGATAATGAGAAATACACTGGGGGGACTATATTTCATGAAA GCTTTGAGATCACCTGTTGGTGTTTGAAACCCCATGGATCCCGAAACATGATCTTCTGCAATGAGTGTGAAAAGTGGCTGCATTTCTCCTGTGTGAAGATTCGCAAAGACCCAAATCCAGACGGAGACTACATGTGCCCGAAGTGTGTTGCTCGTAAGGAGACAAAACGAAAATCTGTTCGCCAGAGAGCCAACAAGAAACGGTTCGATCCCTGA
- the LOC138971213 gene encoding PHD finger protein 13-like isoform X2 codes for MYRAAITFASSDVSFEPEIKLKRTISNMSVQELYMRGTHLLLTAANYKPYLQWRDDFSSIVRSHDAPSSADTASSVTSSASENGNSPHYEGAFDHMSLSQAAAFTPQISTAVSPTHHSVAGSPAHNSGTDSAASSWASSPPHDPDADGFDDNEKYTGGTIFHESFEITCWCLKPHGSRNMIFCNECEKWLHFSCVKIRKDPNPDGDYMCPKCVARKETKRKSVRQRANKKRFDP; via the exons atgtacagagctgcgatcacaTTTGCGAGTTCA gATGTGTCCTTTGAACCAGAGATCAAACTCAAGAGAACAATAAGCAATATGTCAGTACAAGAGCTGTACATGCGGGGTACCCACCTGTTGCTGACTGCTGCAAACTACAAACCTTACCTGCAGTGGAGGGATGAT TTCAGTTCCATAGTTCGGTCACATGACGCCCCAAGCTCTGCAGACACAGCATCCAGCGTCACATCTTCAGCCTCGGAGAACGGGAATTCGCCACATTATGAAGGAGCTTTTGACCACATGTCCCTCAGTCAGGCAGCTGCATTCACGCCGCAGATATCCACAGCAGTTTCTCCCACACACCATTCTGTAGCTGGCTCTCCTGCACATAACTCTGGAACTGATTCTGCTGCCAGTTCCTGGGCATCATCTCCCCCTCACGACCCTGACGCAGACGGTTTTGACGATAATGAGAAATACACTGGGGGGACTATATTTCATGAAA GCTTTGAGATCACCTGTTGGTGTTTGAAACCCCATGGATCCCGAAACATGATCTTCTGCAATGAGTGTGAAAAGTGGCTGCATTTCTCCTGTGTGAAGATTCGCAAAGACCCAAATCCAGACGGAGACTACATGTGCCCGAAGTGTGTTGCTCGTAAGGAGACAAAACGAAAATCTGTTCGCCAGAGAGCCAACAAGAAACGGTTCGATCCCTGA